A stretch of the Musa acuminata AAA Group cultivar baxijiao chromosome BXJ2-7, Cavendish_Baxijiao_AAA, whole genome shotgun sequence genome encodes the following:
- the LOC103992576 gene encoding uncharacterized protein LOC103992576: MAVQIRAKRVTGPLDDEARARLRGDDPGRAASCASSGSDHGGATCLSGLVHDFLETGGNYDTPSAAADDGGSGGSDRDDSVEGVDADEDRDRVAAETVCELMRAVAELDSFRVRLAADVSRATEGLAWLSSSCGASVFRRTVMAQLRAAGYNAGICKARWEASGGLAAGNHEYIDVVAARGNGHGQGRRYIVDLGFAAEFEVARATEAYKGVVAAVPRVAVAGEEAVRQVVRAVADAARRSLRAQGLHVPPWRKSRYMLAKWLGPYRRTTNPLPASLVAAAAAAATVPEGDIKCRAVRFAATARPATPAARTR; this comes from the coding sequence ATGGCGGTACAAATCCGGGCGAAGCGGGTCACCGGCCCACTCGACGACGAGGCGAGGGCGCGCCTCCGCGGCGACGACCCCGGCCGCGCCGCTAGCTGCGCCAGCAGCGGCAGCGATCACGGCGGCGCAACCTGCCTCTCCGGCCTCGTCCACGACTTCCTCGAGACCGGTGGTAACTACGACACGCCCTCCGCCGCTGCCGACGACGGGGGCAGTGGAGGATCCGACCGTGACGATAGCGTCGAGGGCGTCGACGCCGACGAGGACCGGGATCGGGTCGCCGCAGAGACCGTCTGTGAGCTGATGCGCGCTGTGGCCGAGTTGGACTCGTTTCGGGTACGGCTAGCCGCTGACGTATCCAGGGCGACTGAGGGTCTCGCCTGGCTGAGCTCGAGCTGCGGCGCCTCAGTCTTCAGGCGGACGGTGATGGCGCAACTGAGGGCGGCGGGCTACAATGCCGGGATCTGCAAGGCGAGGTGGGAAGCATCCGGGGGGCTTGCCGCCGGGAACCACGAGTACATCGACGTGGTAGCGGCGCGAGGAAATGGACACGGGCAGGGGAGGAGGTACATCGTGGACTTGGGCTTCGCCGCGGAGTTCGAGGTGGCGAGGGCGACAGAAGCATACAAGGGCGTGGTGGCGGCGGTGCCGCGGGTGGCGGTGGCGGGAGAGGAGGCGGTGCGGCAGGTGGTGCGGGCAGTGGCGGACGCGGCGAGGAGGTCGCTGCGGGCACAGGGTCTGCACGTGCCGCCGTGGCGCAAGAGCCGCTACATGCTCGCCAAGTGGCTAGGACCATACCGGCGAACCACCAACCCGTTGCCGGCCTccctcgtcgccgccgccgctgccgccgctaccGTCCCAGAAGGCGACATCAAGTGCAGGGCGGTGAGGTTCGCGGCGACGGCTCGCCCGGCGACTCCTGCCGCGCGAACCCGTTGA